From the Ruania alkalisoli genome, one window contains:
- a CDS encoding carbohydrate ABC transporter permease, producing MSTSTRTQVRSPQGDVPRRRTGRRRGWAAVVAYVVTALLILPMLWVVVLSFQTNENILRDPLNLTELNLANYQVATQTLNLMLMYKNTFILASVSVVVGVVFAYMAAYALTRMEWTRVWLRNGLRFYLLAGLAIPVYILLFPVYRLNIELGLFGTYWALILPYIAAQLPFNVLLFTGFLADFPVEVEEAAVIDGARLRTLAWRIVFPLMRPVVATLLIFNIIYVWNEYPFAVTLINDPTMTTISLGVAQFQGFWSVDYGAMMASATLVLLPQLLLYAVFQRHVVAGMTFGAVKG from the coding sequence GACGTGCCTCGCCGGCGCACGGGACGCCGTCGGGGGTGGGCGGCGGTCGTGGCGTATGTGGTGACGGCGCTGCTCATCCTGCCGATGCTGTGGGTGGTGGTGCTCTCGTTCCAGACGAACGAGAACATCCTGCGCGACCCGCTCAACCTCACCGAGCTGAACCTGGCGAACTACCAGGTGGCGACGCAGACGCTGAACCTCATGCTGATGTACAAGAACACCTTCATCCTCGCCAGCGTGTCCGTGGTGGTGGGTGTGGTGTTCGCCTACATGGCCGCCTATGCGCTGACCCGGATGGAGTGGACACGGGTATGGCTGCGCAACGGTCTACGGTTCTACCTGCTCGCCGGTCTGGCCATCCCGGTCTACATCCTGCTGTTCCCCGTGTACCGGCTGAATATCGAGCTCGGCCTGTTCGGCACCTACTGGGCCCTGATCCTGCCCTATATCGCTGCACAGCTGCCGTTCAACGTGCTGTTGTTCACCGGATTCTTGGCAGACTTCCCGGTGGAGGTCGAAGAGGCCGCAGTGATCGACGGCGCACGGTTGCGGACGCTGGCCTGGCGGATCGTATTCCCGCTGATGCGGCCCGTGGTGGCCACGCTGTTGATCTTCAACATCATCTACGTGTGGAACGAGTATCCGTTCGCGGTGACGTTGATCAACGACCCAACGATGACCACGATCTCCCTCGGGGTGGCGCAGTTCCAAGGGTTCTGGTCGGTGGACTACGGGGCCATGATGGCCTCGGCCACCCTGGTCCTGCTGCCCCAGCTGCTCCTCTACGCTGTCTTTCAGCGCCACGTCGTCGCAGGGATGACGTTCGGTGCGGTCAAGGGCTGA